The proteins below are encoded in one region of Bacteroides uniformis:
- a CDS encoding BT_3987 domain-containing protein, which translates to MKYMNHVKSGLLAMAFACAGICFTGCEDDVVINTGNSDKLDTVDGVYGYVKSAAGARELTPISVFGDKVATGHLYFELSKAAEQDVTVTFKVDEDVLEAYNKKNGTSYKMYPADKLSLANGGTATIKAGEQKSASVELNINAGGTIGQTYAVAVSASANNGVEVSTNNQEYIYLVKPLAAIPESISKGDILTHCFVEVNDENILNMGEYTMKSDGKPFFDVVSIFAANINVDSKTGRVHVFCNDQVSFLLRNADKFIRPLQAKGIKVVMTILGNHDEAGMGNLSEAAAKDFAKELKAYLDIYGLDGIDFDDEYTSYNNSNPSPGFEKRSRANFARLVYECRQVFGKKLIGVYEYGSLDSPDGEVEGVKVGDIVDYMTYGYYQNQNPNGAFGREESHFENLPKSKYAPLPWKINDELNGGWSGFDKSKFQKVKDEGYGIQMFYNPKPLMYQYYVLLSEISEVLFDDGVEWSGKYWSRTGEAYQGKMLGYEDLVGEWKVTSSNSLFTYVDEEGNPRWWDWKGSQEFEKNVIIEKDEEGTGYVVYNWGTFPEITGKYPMHCDYYNGALLIYPQTIHEGDAEDPATYKMHFGTYSKNFQWKAYPNYDDYYMDGAIAPNGDMHIYGLGNRWAINPYKYVGGEIETDIFPDVPYFVSENYTMKKVR; encoded by the coding sequence ATGAAATATATGAATCATGTAAAATCAGGCTTGCTGGCAATGGCCTTTGCATGTGCAGGAATATGCTTTACCGGTTGTGAAGATGATGTTGTCATCAACACCGGCAACAGTGACAAGCTGGATACTGTGGATGGCGTGTATGGCTATGTAAAGTCTGCCGCCGGTGCACGTGAACTTACTCCGATTTCTGTTTTTGGCGACAAGGTTGCTACCGGACATCTCTATTTTGAACTGAGCAAAGCTGCAGAGCAGGATGTTACTGTGACCTTCAAAGTGGACGAAGACGTTTTGGAGGCTTACAATAAGAAGAATGGAACAAGCTATAAAATGTATCCCGCCGATAAGCTGAGTTTGGCGAACGGTGGAACTGCCACTATCAAGGCGGGCGAACAGAAGTCGGCTTCTGTGGAACTGAATATCAATGCCGGAGGCACAATCGGACAGACTTATGCTGTTGCCGTTTCTGCATCTGCCAATAACGGTGTGGAAGTTTCTACAAACAATCAGGAATATATTTACTTGGTAAAGCCTTTGGCTGCTATTCCTGAGAGTATCAGTAAGGGTGATATACTTACACATTGCTTTGTGGAAGTAAATGACGAGAACATCTTGAATATGGGTGAATATACTATGAAGAGCGACGGAAAGCCTTTCTTTGATGTTGTCAGCATTTTTGCAGCTAACATCAATGTGGATAGCAAGACTGGTCGCGTTCATGTTTTCTGCAATGACCAGGTTTCTTTCTTGCTGAGAAATGCGGATAAGTTCATCCGTCCTTTGCAGGCTAAAGGCATTAAGGTGGTGATGACTATTCTTGGTAACCATGACGAGGCAGGTATGGGCAACCTTTCGGAAGCTGCTGCCAAAGACTTTGCTAAGGAACTGAAAGCCTACTTGGATATTTATGGTTTGGATGGCATTGACTTTGATGATGAGTACACCAGTTATAATAACTCCAATCCCAGTCCCGGCTTCGAAAAACGTTCACGTGCCAACTTCGCGCGCTTGGTTTACGAATGCCGCCAAGTGTTTGGCAAAAAGTTGATTGGTGTGTATGAATATGGTTCTCTCGACTCTCCCGACGGCGAGGTAGAAGGTGTGAAAGTAGGTGATATTGTGGATTATATGACCTACGGTTATTACCAGAATCAGAATCCTAATGGAGCCTTTGGCCGTGAAGAGTCTCATTTTGAGAACCTGCCCAAATCCAAGTATGCTCCGTTACCCTGGAAGATTAATGATGAGCTGAACGGAGGCTGGAGCGGATTTGACAAAAGCAAATTCCAAAAAGTGAAGGATGAAGGTTATGGTATTCAGATGTTCTACAACCCCAAACCACTGATGTATCAGTATTACGTGTTGCTTTCGGAAATAAGTGAGGTGCTCTTTGATGATGGAGTGGAATGGAGTGGCAAGTACTGGAGCCGTACCGGTGAAGCTTATCAGGGCAAAATGTTGGGTTATGAAGATTTGGTCGGCGAGTGGAAGGTAACTTCCAGCAATTCCCTCTTTACCTATGTGGATGAAGAAGGTAATCCTCGCTGGTGGGATTGGAAAGGCAGTCAGGAGTTTGAGAAGAATGTAATTATAGAGAAGGATGAAGAAGGTACCGGATATGTGGTTTACAACTGGGGTACTTTCCCCGAAATCACCGGTAAGTATCCGATGCATTGCGATTACTATAACGGTGCACTGCTCATCTATCCGCAAACCATTCATGAGGGCGATGCTGAAGACCCTGCTACCTACAAGATGCATTTCGGTACTTACAGCAAGAATTTCCAGTGGAAAGCATATCCTAACTATGATGATTACTATATGGATGGTGCTATTGCTCCTAACGGTGATATGCATATCTATGGCTTAGGCAACAGATGGGCTATCAATCCCTATAAGTATGTAGGCGGTGAGATTGAGACCGACATCTTCCCCGATGTTCCTTACTTCGTGAGTGAGAACTATACGATGAAGAAGGTACGCTGA
- a CDS encoding GH92 family glycosyl hydrolase, producing the protein MKKNMKSSSILLGGLFLLGAVCSCTQTAPDYASYVNPFIGTGGHGHTYPGAVVPNGMIQPSPDTRIYEWDACSGYYYADTTINGFSHTHVSGTGCADYGDVLLMPTVGRQDYHSMGSKSQQMAYASAFSHENETAEPGYYSVFLDRYGVKAELTSTKRAAIHRYTFPKAEDAGFILDLDYSIQRQKNEQMELEVISDTEIRGRKKTVYWAFDQYINFYAKFSKPFTYTLVTDSMALDEGGPLLPTAKALLQFQTEPNEEVLVKVGVSAVDMDGARKNVEAEISGWDFDGVRRAARQQWNTYLSKIDIDTKDNDQRTMFYTALYHTGMQPNLFTDADGRYFGMDLKPHQGRVDEPIYTIFSLWDTFRAYHPLMTIIDPELNEAFIRSLIQKSREGGVLPMWELAGNYTGTMIGYHAASLIADSYVKGYRNFDVQEAYKACLRTAEYDTTGIITHPLVVPHLMPQAKYWKNKIGYVPCDKDNESVAKALEYAYDDWCISVLAGALDDEANRDKYAAFAEGYKVYFDPSTRFMRGLDSEGNWRTPFNPRASNHRNDDYCEGTAWQWTWFVPHDVDGLVELMGGRDAFIGKLDSLFTADSKLEGESTSVDISGLIGQYAHGNEPSHHIAHLYNYVGQPWRTQEIVDEVLHTLYFNNPDGLSGNEDCGQMSAWYILNAMGFYQVCPGKPVYSIGRPLFNEATVHLKDGKSFKVIAHNNSRDNKYVRSIVLNGNKLETPFFTHQDIVDGGTLELTMGSEPLK; encoded by the coding sequence ATGAAGAAAAACATGAAATCTAGTTCCATACTGTTGGGCGGACTTTTTCTGCTGGGGGCGGTTTGCAGCTGTACCCAGACGGCACCGGACTATGCGTCTTACGTCAATCCGTTCATCGGTACGGGTGGACATGGGCATACCTATCCCGGAGCGGTAGTTCCCAACGGGATGATTCAGCCCAGCCCCGACACGCGTATCTACGAGTGGGATGCCTGCTCCGGATATTACTATGCAGATACTACTATCAACGGATTTTCACATACCCACGTCAGCGGTACGGGTTGTGCCGATTACGGGGATGTGCTGCTGATGCCCACTGTAGGTCGGCAGGATTACCACTCCATGGGCTCGAAGAGCCAGCAGATGGCGTACGCCTCTGCCTTTTCCCACGAGAATGAAACAGCCGAACCGGGATATTATTCCGTATTTTTGGACCGCTACGGGGTGAAAGCCGAACTGACCTCTACCAAACGTGCGGCGATTCATCGCTATACCTTCCCGAAAGCGGAAGATGCAGGTTTTATCCTCGACCTGGATTACAGTATCCAGCGCCAGAAGAATGAACAGATGGAGCTGGAAGTAATCAGCGATACTGAAATCCGTGGACGCAAGAAGACTGTATATTGGGCTTTCGACCAGTATATCAACTTCTATGCCAAGTTCTCCAAACCATTCACCTATACGCTGGTCACGGACTCCATGGCATTGGACGAAGGCGGTCCGCTTCTGCCTACAGCTAAAGCTTTACTGCAATTCCAGACGGAGCCCAATGAGGAGGTATTGGTAAAGGTAGGTGTGTCTGCCGTGGATATGGACGGTGCCCGCAAGAATGTGGAAGCCGAAATCTCCGGATGGGATTTTGACGGTGTGCGCCGTGCTGCCCGCCAGCAGTGGAACACTTATCTTTCCAAGATTGACATCGATACGAAGGACAACGACCAGCGTACCATGTTCTACACGGCACTTTACCACACGGGTATGCAGCCCAACTTGTTTACCGATGCTGACGGACGTTACTTTGGTATGGACTTGAAGCCCCATCAAGGCAGGGTGGACGAGCCTATCTACACCATTTTCTCTTTATGGGACACTTTCCGTGCCTATCATCCGCTGATGACGATTATTGATCCTGAACTGAACGAGGCTTTCATCCGTTCGCTCATCCAGAAGTCCCGCGAGGGCGGCGTCCTGCCTATGTGGGAACTGGCCGGAAACTATACGGGTACCATGATTGGTTATCATGCAGCCTCCCTCATAGCGGATTCTTATGTAAAGGGATACCGTAACTTCGACGTGCAGGAGGCTTACAAGGCTTGCCTCCGTACGGCAGAATACGATACGACGGGTATTATCACCCATCCTTTGGTTGTGCCGCATCTGATGCCGCAGGCCAAGTACTGGAAGAACAAGATTGGCTACGTGCCTTGCGATAAAGACAATGAATCTGTGGCTAAAGCTTTGGAATATGCTTACGATGACTGGTGTATCTCCGTACTGGCAGGTGCTTTGGACGACGAAGCCAACCGCGATAAGTATGCGGCTTTTGCCGAGGGATATAAAGTTTATTTCGATCCGAGTACCCGCTTCATGCGCGGACTGGACAGTGAGGGCAACTGGCGTACGCCTTTCAACCCCCGCGCTTCCAATCACCGTAACGATGACTATTGCGAAGGTACGGCATGGCAGTGGACTTGGTTCGTTCCCCACGATGTGGACGGACTGGTGGAACTGATGGGAGGACGCGACGCCTTCATCGGCAAGTTGGATTCTCTGTTCACGGCCGATTCCAAGCTGGAAGGTGAATCGACCTCGGTGGATATTTCCGGTCTGATAGGCCAGTATGCCCACGGCAATGAGCCAAGCCATCACATTGCCCATCTCTACAACTACGTAGGCCAGCCCTGGCGTACGCAGGAGATTGTGGATGAGGTGCTGCATACGCTTTACTTCAACAACCCCGACGGACTTTCGGGCAATGAAGACTGCGGACAGATGTCTGCATGGTACATTCTGAATGCGATGGGCTTCTATCAGGTATGCCCCGGCAAGCCGGTATATTCCATCGGACGCCCGCTGTTCAACGAGGCGACCGTTCATCTGAAAGACGGCAAGTCGTTCAAGGTGATAGCCCACAACAACAGCCGCGACAACAAGTATGTGCGGAGCATTGTGCTGAACGGCAATAAGTTGGAGACTCCATTCTTCACGCATCAGGATATAGTGGACGGCGGTACGCTGGAGCTGACTATGGGCAGTGAACCGTTGAAGTGA
- a CDS encoding MFS transporter, producing the protein MSRKNHNPISWVPTVYFAMGLPFVVLNMVSVLMFKGLGIGDAQIALWTSLIMMPWTLKFLWSPFLEMFKTKKFFVVLTQMVTGAGFALVALALQLPFFFAICIALLAVIAFSGATHDVATDGVYMSELNKQDQAKYIGWQGAFYNIAKIVASGGLVWLAGALLVGFGGVEGATEAVRHEATRHAWMTVMLILAAVMLLLGFYHMRMLPSGGAAASGAKSARETWEQLVAVIKDFFLKKHIWYYIAFIILYRLAEGFVMKIVPLFLKAERSAGGLGLNEQQIGLYYGTYGAAAFVLGSLLAGYYISHRGLRRTLFSLCCIFNLPFVAYTLLAMYQPESGLLIGSAIVLEYFGYGFGFVGLTLFMMQQVAPGKHQMAHYAFASGIMNLGVMLPGTISGFVSDWLGYEAFFTFTLFATIPAFLITYFIPFTYADEKKQQ; encoded by the coding sequence ATGAGCCGAAAAAATCATAATCCTATATCGTGGGTCCCCACCGTATATTTCGCCATGGGATTGCCGTTTGTGGTGCTGAACATGGTTTCTGTGTTGATGTTCAAGGGGCTGGGTATCGGTGACGCGCAGATTGCTCTGTGGACGTCGCTCATCATGATGCCCTGGACGCTGAAGTTCCTTTGGAGTCCGTTCCTTGAAATGTTCAAGACGAAGAAGTTTTTCGTGGTACTGACGCAGATGGTTACCGGAGCAGGTTTTGCTCTGGTGGCTTTGGCGTTGCAGTTACCGTTCTTTTTTGCGATATGCATTGCGCTGCTGGCAGTGATTGCTTTCAGCGGAGCCACGCACGATGTGGCTACGGATGGTGTCTACATGTCGGAACTGAACAAGCAGGACCAGGCCAAGTATATCGGTTGGCAGGGAGCCTTCTACAATATAGCGAAGATTGTGGCGTCCGGCGGGTTGGTCTGGCTGGCAGGTGCCTTGCTGGTAGGTTTCGGTGGGGTGGAGGGTGCCACAGAGGCAGTCCGCCACGAGGCTACCCGGCATGCATGGATGACGGTGATGCTGATATTGGCGGCGGTGATGCTGCTGCTTGGCTTCTACCACATGCGCATGCTGCCATCGGGCGGTGCTGCCGCATCCGGCGCCAAGTCGGCAAGAGAGACGTGGGAGCAGTTGGTGGCGGTAATCAAGGATTTCTTCTTGAAGAAGCACATCTGGTACTATATAGCGTTCATTATCCTTTATCGCCTTGCCGAGGGTTTTGTCATGAAGATTGTCCCTCTTTTCTTGAAGGCGGAGCGTTCGGCAGGTGGCTTGGGACTGAATGAGCAGCAGATAGGTTTGTACTACGGCACTTATGGGGCGGCCGCCTTTGTGCTGGGGTCACTGTTGGCAGGCTATTACATTTCGCACCGGGGATTGCGGCGGACGCTGTTCTCTCTGTGCTGCATCTTCAATCTGCCTTTTGTGGCGTATACCCTGCTTGCCATGTACCAGCCGGAAAGCGGGTTGCTGATAGGTAGTGCCATCGTGCTCGAGTACTTCGGTTATGGTTTTGGTTTTGTGGGACTGACTTTGTTCATGATGCAGCAGGTGGCGCCGGGAAAGCACCAGATGGCACATTATGCCTTTGCTTCGGGCATCATGAATCTGGGTGTGATGTTGCCGGGCACAATCAGCGGTTTTGTCAGCGACTGGTTGGGGTACGAGGCGTTCTTTACCTTCACGCTGTTTGCCACCATTCCGGCGTTCCTCATTACGTACTTCATACCATTTACGTATGCCGATGAGAAGAAACAACAATAA
- a CDS encoding glycoside hydrolase family 130 protein yields the protein MSNKITMPWEERPAGCKDVMWRYSENPVIDRYHIPSSNSIFNSAVVPFKDGYAGVFRCDNRAVQMNIFAGFSKDGIHWEIEHEPIKFKAGNTDMIESEYKYDPRVTWIEDRYWITWCNGYYGPTIGIGYTFDFKEFFQCENAFLPFNRNGVLLPQKFDGKYALLSRPSDSGHTPFGDIYISFSPDMKFWGEHRHVMAPTPFPESAWQCTKIGAGSVPFLTDEGWLMFYHGVITTCNGFRYSMGAAILDKDNPAKLLYRTREYLLAPAAPYELQGDVPNVVFPCAALQDGERVAVYYGAADTVVGLAFGYIREILEFTKRTSIL from the coding sequence ATGAGCAACAAAATCACAATGCCTTGGGAAGAACGGCCGGCAGGCTGTAAGGATGTAATGTGGCGTTATTCGGAGAATCCCGTAATAGACCGCTACCATATTCCGTCGTCGAACAGCATTTTCAACAGTGCGGTGGTTCCGTTTAAGGATGGTTATGCCGGTGTGTTCCGTTGTGACAACCGGGCGGTGCAGATGAATATCTTTGCCGGTTTCAGCAAGGACGGCATCCACTGGGAAATAGAGCATGAGCCAATCAAGTTCAAGGCCGGGAATACGGACATGATAGAGTCCGAATATAAATACGATCCGCGCGTGACATGGATTGAGGACCGCTACTGGATTACGTGGTGCAACGGCTACTACGGCCCCACCATCGGCATCGGCTATACTTTCGATTTCAAGGAGTTCTTCCAGTGCGAGAATGCTTTCTTGCCTTTCAACCGCAACGGTGTGTTGTTGCCTCAGAAGTTCGATGGCAAATATGCGCTCTTGAGCCGTCCCAGCGATAGCGGACATACTCCTTTTGGCGACATCTACATTAGCTTCAGCCCTGACATGAAATTCTGGGGCGAACACCGCCATGTGATGGCTCCTACGCCTTTCCCCGAAAGTGCCTGGCAGTGTACCAAGATAGGGGCAGGTTCGGTACCGTTCCTCACGGACGAGGGTTGGCTGATGTTCTATCATGGCGTGATAACCACTTGTAACGGTTTCCGTTACTCCATGGGAGCAGCTATTCTGGATAAGGACAATCCTGCCAAGTTGCTCTACCGCACCCGTGAGTATCTGCTTGCGCCTGCTGCTCCTTATGAGTTGCAAGGTGATGTTCCCAACGTGGTGTTCCCTTGCGCAGCGTTGCAAGATGGAGAACGTGTAGCTGTATACTACGGTGCAGCCGATACGGTAGTGGGGCTTGCCTTTGGGTATATCCGCGAGATTCTGGAGTTCACGAAGCGCACAAGTATTTTGTAA
- a CDS encoding GH92 family glycosyl hydrolase, whose amino-acid sequence MKRLITFCIISFGMLTASMAAEKQPTDYVNPFIGTTNFGTTNPGAVCPNGMMSVVPFNVMGSEDNKYDKDARWWSTPYEYHNCFFTGYSHVNLSGVGCPELGSLLLMPTTGELSVDYKEYGSRYKDEQASPGYYSNFLTRYNVKTEVTATPRTGVARFTFPAGQSHVLLNLGEGLTNESGAFLRRTGECEFEGMKLLGTFCYNPQAVFPIYFVMRVNKQPAASGYWKKQRPMTGVEAEWDPDNGRYKLYTGYGKELAGDDIGAYLTFHTEEGEQVEVQMGVSFVSIENARLNLDTEQQGKNFSQVLEEARRRWNDDLSRILVEGGTEEQKTVFYTALYHTLIHPNILQDVNGEYPAMESDKILTTKGDRYTVFSLWDTYRNVHQLLTLVYPERQLQMVRSMLDMYREHGWLPKWELYGRETLTMEGDPSIPVIVDTWLKGLRDFDIELAYEAMRKGATLPGAENLLRPDNDDYVSLGYVPLREQYDNSVSHALEYYIADNALSRIAAALGKKEDARLFHERSLGYKHYYCKEYGTFRPILPNGEFYAPFDPRQGENFEPNPGFHEGCAWNYTFYVPHDVKGLARLMGGKKPFVDKLQRVFDEGLYDPANEPDIAYAHLFSYFKGEEWRTQKELHRLLQKYFKNAPDGIPGNDDTGTMSAWAIFNMMGFYPDCPGEPAYTLSTPVFDKVTIKLDPKYWGRDQLVIETERPSAESLYIREMELGGKKLSRYRITHEELVQSGKLRFRLR is encoded by the coding sequence ATGAAACGACTGATTACTTTCTGTATCATCTCCTTTGGAATGCTCACGGCATCTATGGCTGCGGAGAAACAGCCGACGGACTATGTGAATCCTTTTATTGGTACCACCAACTTCGGCACTACGAATCCGGGAGCCGTCTGTCCCAACGGAATGATGTCCGTAGTGCCCTTCAACGTGATGGGCTCGGAGGACAACAAATACGATAAAGATGCCCGCTGGTGGTCCACTCCCTATGAGTATCACAATTGTTTCTTCACCGGATATTCGCATGTCAATTTGAGCGGTGTGGGCTGTCCGGAATTGGGCTCTTTGCTGCTGATGCCCACTACGGGAGAGCTGTCCGTGGATTACAAGGAGTATGGAAGCCGCTATAAGGACGAGCAGGCATCTCCTGGATATTACAGCAACTTCCTGACTCGCTACAATGTGAAGACGGAAGTGACGGCAACTCCCCGCACGGGTGTGGCGCGTTTCACTTTTCCTGCAGGACAAAGCCATGTGCTGCTGAACCTGGGCGAAGGCCTGACTAATGAATCGGGAGCTTTTCTGCGCCGGACGGGTGAGTGCGAGTTTGAAGGTATGAAGCTGCTGGGTACTTTCTGCTACAACCCGCAGGCCGTTTTCCCCATCTACTTTGTGATGCGTGTCAACAAGCAGCCTGCCGCTTCGGGCTACTGGAAGAAGCAACGCCCCATGACCGGTGTGGAGGCTGAATGGGATCCCGATAACGGACGCTACAAACTTTACACCGGCTACGGGAAAGAGCTGGCAGGAGATGACATCGGCGCTTACCTTACATTCCATACCGAAGAGGGCGAGCAAGTGGAAGTACAGATGGGAGTCTCTTTTGTGAGTATAGAGAATGCCAGGCTCAATCTGGATACCGAGCAGCAGGGAAAGAATTTCAGCCAAGTGCTGGAGGAAGCCCGTCGCCGCTGGAACGATGACCTCTCGCGCATCCTTGTGGAAGGAGGTACGGAAGAGCAGAAAACCGTCTTTTATACGGCACTCTATCATACGCTGATACATCCCAATATCCTGCAAGATGTGAACGGGGAATATCCTGCTATGGAGAGTGACAAAATTCTGACCACCAAAGGAGACCGTTATACCGTCTTTTCCTTGTGGGACACTTACCGCAATGTGCACCAGCTTCTTACGCTGGTATATCCCGAACGGCAATTGCAGATGGTGCGCTCCATGCTCGACATGTACCGCGAACACGGCTGGCTTCCCAAATGGGAACTCTACGGACGTGAGACGCTGACCATGGAAGGCGACCCTTCCATTCCCGTCATCGTCGACACCTGGCTGAAAGGTCTGCGCGACTTTGATATAGAACTGGCCTACGAGGCCATGCGCAAGGGAGCCACCCTGCCGGGAGCGGAGAACCTGCTCCGTCCGGACAATGACGACTACGTGTCATTGGGATATGTGCCCCTGCGGGAGCAGTATGACAATTCCGTTTCACATGCCCTGGAATACTATATAGCCGACAATGCCTTGTCGCGCATAGCTGCTGCGCTTGGCAAGAAGGAGGATGCCCGTCTGTTCCACGAACGTTCGCTGGGCTACAAGCATTATTACTGTAAGGAGTACGGTACTTTCCGTCCTATCCTGCCTAACGGTGAATTCTATGCTCCTTTCGACCCGAGGCAGGGAGAGAACTTTGAGCCGAACCCCGGATTTCACGAAGGTTGTGCCTGGAACTATACTTTCTATGTTCCCCACGATGTGAAAGGGCTTGCCCGGCTCATGGGTGGAAAGAAGCCGTTCGTAGACAAGCTTCAGCGTGTGTTCGACGAAGGACTGTACGACCCTGCCAACGAACCGGACATTGCATACGCCCATCTTTTTTCTTATTTCAAGGGTGAGGAGTGGCGCACGCAGAAAGAGCTGCACCGCCTTTTGCAGAAGTATTTCAAGAATGCCCCCGACGGAATTCCCGGCAATGATGATACCGGAACGATGTCCGCTTGGGCTATCTTCAATATGATGGGCTTTTATCCGGATTGTCCCGGAGAACCGGCTTATACGCTGTCTACTCCGGTATTTGATAAGGTGACCATAAAGCTCGACCCTAAGTATTGGGGACGCGACCAACTGGTGATAGAGACGGAACGCCCGTCGGCAGAGTCGCTTTATATCCGTGAAATGGAACTGGGAGGAAAAAAACTGTCCCGATATCGTATCACTCATGAAGAACTGGTGCAGAGTGGAAAACTGCGATTTAGGCTTCGATAG